The following proteins are encoded in a genomic region of Vidua macroura isolate BioBank_ID:100142 chromosome 10, ASM2450914v1, whole genome shotgun sequence:
- the LOC128812413 gene encoding cytochrome P450 2J6-like isoform X1, with the protein MLTITQGFIVLVIFLLIVEFFRLQKACKQFPPGPTPLPLLGNLVHLNFQFHRDLLMELAKTHGNMYTLWFGWVPVIILNGFQAVKDGVTTHPEDVSGRLVSPFFRALAKGKGIILASGRSWKQQRRFGIMTLRNLGMGKKGLEHRVQEEASHLVEFFVNLRGRPVDPSFPLFHSISNVICAVVFGYHFSDEDKTFHELIHATEKIFRFAGSFVHQMYEILPWLLCRLPGPHKKVLACYDVLSSFARKEIRRHVERGIPAEPQDFIDFYLAEIEKSKEGAKPKYDEENLVYVINDLFLGGSETSSTTLYWGLLYMVVNPDIQAKVQEELDAVLGPSQLICYEDRRKLPYTNAVVHEIQRFSNIVFVGVPRLCVRNTTLLGFPVKKGTIVIPNIASVLYDPEQWETPRQFNPGHFLDKEGNFIPREAFLPFSAGHRVCLGEHLARTELFIFFASLLRAFTFRLPEGVTRISTEPIFGGTLQPHPYRVCAIPR; encoded by the exons ATGTTAACAATAACTCAAGGTTTTATAGTCCTGGtcatttttttgttaattgttGAGTTTTTCAGGCTGCAAAAAGCTTGCAAGCAATTCCCTCCTGGACCAACTCCTCTCCCATTGCTTGGAAACTTGGTGCACTTGAACTTTCAGTTTCATCGGGATCTTCTGATGGAg CTGGCAAAAACTCATGGTAACATGTACACTCTGTGGTTTGGGTGGGTCCCAGTGATTATACTGAATGGATTTCAAGCAGTGAAGGATGGTGTGACCACACACCCTGAAGATGTTTCTGGGAGGCTGGTGTCACCTTTCTTCAGAGCACTGGCCAAAGGAAAAG GTATTATACTTGCAAGTGGGCGttcctggaagcagcagagacGTTTTGGAATAATGACTCTACGcaatttgggaatggggaaaaaaggcctGGAGCATCGAGTGCAAGAGGAGGCCTCTCACCTGGTGGAGTTTTTTGTGAACCTCAGAG GAAGACCTGTGGatccttctttccctcttttccattCTATTTCAAATGTAATTTGTGCTGTGGTTTTTGGATATCACTTCTCTGATGAGGACAAAACCTTCCATGAACTGATCCATGCTACAGAGAAAATATTCAGGTTTGCAGGCAGCTTTGTTCATCAG ATGTACGaaatcctgccctggctgctgtgtcGCCTCCCTGGGCCTCATAAGAAGGTGTTGGCTTGCTATGATGTCCTGAGTTCTTTTGCAAGGAAGGAGATCAGAAGACACGTAGAGAGAGGGATACCAGCTGAACCACAGGATTTCATTGACTTTTACCTGGCTGAGATTGAGAAA TCTAAAGAGGGGGCCAAGCCCAAGTATGATGAAGAGAATTTGGTATATGTCATAAATGATCTTTTCCTTGGTGGATCAGAGACCTCAAGCACTACATTGTACTGGGGACTGCTCTATATGGTGGTGAATCCAGATATCCAAG CAAaagtgcaggaggagctggatgCTGTTCTGGGTCCTTCCCAGTTAATTTGTTATGAAGATCGCAGAAAACTGCCCTACACAAATGCTGTGGTTCATGAGATTCAGCGCTTCAGCAACATTGTCTTTGTTGGTGTCCCCAGATTGTGTGTGAGGAACACAACTCTACTGGGATTCCCTGTCAAAAAG GGCACCATTGTTATACCAAATATAGCATCTGTTCTGTATGACCCTGAGCAGTGGGAGACACCTCGACAGTTCAACCCTGGCCATTTTCTGGATAAAGAAGGAAACTTTATACCTCGAGAAGCTTTCTTACCATTCTCAGCAG gGCACCGGGTGTGTTTGGGGGAGCACTTAGCCAGGACCGagctcttcattttctttgccagcCTGCTGCGGGCGTTCACCTTCCGCCTCCCCGAGGGAGTGACCAGGATCAGCACGGAGCCCATTTTTGGGGGCACTCTGCAGCCCCACCCCTACAGGGTCTGTGCCATCCCACGTtag
- the LOC128812413 gene encoding cytochrome P450 2J4-like isoform X2 yields the protein MLTITQGFIVLVIFLLIVEFFRLQKACKQFPPGPTPLPLLGNLVHLNFQFHRDLLMELAKTHGNMYTLWFGWVPVIILNGFQAVKDGVTTHPEDVSGRLVSPFFRALAKGKGRPVDPSFPLFHSISNVICAVVFGYHFSDEDKTFHELIHATEKIFRFAGSFVHQMYEILPWLLCRLPGPHKKVLACYDVLSSFARKEIRRHVERGIPAEPQDFIDFYLAEIEKSKEGAKPKYDEENLVYVINDLFLGGSETSSTTLYWGLLYMVVNPDIQAKVQEELDAVLGPSQLICYEDRRKLPYTNAVVHEIQRFSNIVFVGVPRLCVRNTTLLGFPVKKGTIVIPNIASVLYDPEQWETPRQFNPGHFLDKEGNFIPREAFLPFSAGHRVCLGEHLARTELFIFFASLLRAFTFRLPEGVTRISTEPIFGGTLQPHPYRVCAIPR from the exons ATGTTAACAATAACTCAAGGTTTTATAGTCCTGGtcatttttttgttaattgttGAGTTTTTCAGGCTGCAAAAAGCTTGCAAGCAATTCCCTCCTGGACCAACTCCTCTCCCATTGCTTGGAAACTTGGTGCACTTGAACTTTCAGTTTCATCGGGATCTTCTGATGGAg CTGGCAAAAACTCATGGTAACATGTACACTCTGTGGTTTGGGTGGGTCCCAGTGATTATACTGAATGGATTTCAAGCAGTGAAGGATGGTGTGACCACACACCCTGAAGATGTTTCTGGGAGGCTGGTGTCACCTTTCTTCAGAGCACTGGCCAAAGGAAAAG GAAGACCTGTGGatccttctttccctcttttccattCTATTTCAAATGTAATTTGTGCTGTGGTTTTTGGATATCACTTCTCTGATGAGGACAAAACCTTCCATGAACTGATCCATGCTACAGAGAAAATATTCAGGTTTGCAGGCAGCTTTGTTCATCAG ATGTACGaaatcctgccctggctgctgtgtcGCCTCCCTGGGCCTCATAAGAAGGTGTTGGCTTGCTATGATGTCCTGAGTTCTTTTGCAAGGAAGGAGATCAGAAGACACGTAGAGAGAGGGATACCAGCTGAACCACAGGATTTCATTGACTTTTACCTGGCTGAGATTGAGAAA TCTAAAGAGGGGGCCAAGCCCAAGTATGATGAAGAGAATTTGGTATATGTCATAAATGATCTTTTCCTTGGTGGATCAGAGACCTCAAGCACTACATTGTACTGGGGACTGCTCTATATGGTGGTGAATCCAGATATCCAAG CAAaagtgcaggaggagctggatgCTGTTCTGGGTCCTTCCCAGTTAATTTGTTATGAAGATCGCAGAAAACTGCCCTACACAAATGCTGTGGTTCATGAGATTCAGCGCTTCAGCAACATTGTCTTTGTTGGTGTCCCCAGATTGTGTGTGAGGAACACAACTCTACTGGGATTCCCTGTCAAAAAG GGCACCATTGTTATACCAAATATAGCATCTGTTCTGTATGACCCTGAGCAGTGGGAGACACCTCGACAGTTCAACCCTGGCCATTTTCTGGATAAAGAAGGAAACTTTATACCTCGAGAAGCTTTCTTACCATTCTCAGCAG gGCACCGGGTGTGTTTGGGGGAGCACTTAGCCAGGACCGagctcttcattttctttgccagcCTGCTGCGGGCGTTCACCTTCCGCCTCCCCGAGGGAGTGACCAGGATCAGCACGGAGCCCATTTTTGGGGGCACTCTGCAGCCCCACCCCTACAGGGTCTGTGCCATCCCACGTtag